A portion of the Juglans microcarpa x Juglans regia isolate MS1-56 chromosome 1D, Jm3101_v1.0, whole genome shotgun sequence genome contains these proteins:
- the LOC121267468 gene encoding protein trichome birefringence-like 25 isoform X1, producing the protein MVKAMKRDSKLLLSLHKLNHVFVKFAVSFLLLGLAFRLFSSDSIRISSQLETPPVSERKTESPMVSVSTQAPVSAVSPVNENHTSDNVAEKCDIFTGDWIADKSGPAYTDESCHVVESHQNCMRNGRPDSGYLFWRWRPLDCELPRFNSQRFLDLMRNKSWAFVGDSISRNHVQSLLCILSQVEQAVEVYHDEEYRSKRWHFPTHNFTLSVIWTPFLTKAAIFEDKNGVSSSEIQLYLDKLDETWTNQYKNFDYMVIAGGKWFLKTAIYHENNTIAGCHYCPGKNLTELGFDYAYRKALQLVLNFLTRHGQKAFVFFRTTTPDHFENGEWFSGGYCNRTMPFKDGEVDMRDVDRIMRDIELEEFDKGAAVGSENGVILKLLDTTRLSILRPDGHPGPYRQFQPFANDKNAKVQNDCLHWCLPGPIDSWNDLVMELLVNSEKYR; encoded by the exons ATGGTGAAGGCAATGAAACGGGATTCGAAACTGCTGTTATCACTCCACAAACTCAATCATGTCTTTGTGAAGTTTGCTGTCTCATTTCTCTTATTGGGTCTCGCTTTTCGCCTTTTCTCCTCTGATTCGATCAGGATTTCTTCACAGTTAGAGACACCCCCTGTTTCCGAGAGAAAAACAGAGTCCCCTATGGTTTCTGTCTCCACTCAGGCGCCTGTTTCTGCTGTTTCTCCTGTAAATGAAAACCATACATCTGATAATG TTGCAGAAAAGTGTGATATATTCACGGGAGATTGGATTGCTGACAAATCAGGTCCAGCTTACACCGACGAGAGCTGCCATGTGGTTGAGAGTCATCAAAATTGTATGAGGAATGGGCGTCCCGATTCAGGCTACCTTTTCTGGAGGTGGCGTCCACTCGACTGTGAGTTACCCAGGTTCAATTCCCAGAGATTTCTAGACCTTATGAGGAATAAGTCATGGGCCTTTGTTGGCGATTCCATTTCACGTAACCATGTGCAGTCATTGCTCTGTATTCTCTCACAG GTGGAACAAGCTGTTGAGGTCTACCACGATGAGGAATACCGCTCCAAAAGATGGCACTTTCCTACTCACAACTTCACACTTTCAGTAATTTGGACTCCTTTCCTCACAAAAGCAGCTATCTTTGAGGACAAGAATGGGGTTTCTTCATCGGAAATCCAGCTCTACCTTGACAAACTCGACGAAACTTGGACCAATCAATATAAGAATTTTGATTACATGGTAATTGCTGGTGGCAAATGGTTTCTCAAAACGGCAATTTACCATGAGAACAACACCATCGCAGGCTGTCATTACTGCCCTGGAAAGAACTTGACAGAGCTAGGCTTTGACTATGCATATCGCAAGGCACTTCAGCTGGTTCTCAACTTTCTCACGCGTCATGGCCAGAAGGCATTTGTTTTCTTCAGAACTACCACACCAGACCACTTTGAGAATGGAGAATGGTTCAGTGGAGGATACTGCAACCGAACAATGCCATTCAAAGACGGTGAGGTGGATATGAGAGATGTGGACCGTATAATGCGTGACATCGAGTTGGAAGAATTTGACAAGGGTGCTGCAGTAGGATCTGAAAATGGGGTGATTTTGAAGCTTTTGGATACAACCCGCCTTTCAATATTGAGGCCTGATGGGCATCCGGGACCCTACCGGCAGTTCCAGCCCTTTGCGAATGATAAGAATGCTAAAGTTCAGAATGATTGTTTGCATTGGTGCTTGCCAGGGCCAATAGACTCTTGGAATGACTTGGTGATGGAATTGCTGGTGAATAGTGAAAAATACAGATGA
- the LOC121267468 gene encoding protein trichome birefringence-like 25 isoform X2, translating to MVKAMKRDSKLLLSLHKLNHVFVKFAVSFLLLGLAFRLFSSDSIRISSQLETPPVSERKTESPMVSVSTQAPVSAVSPVNENHTSDNEKCDIFTGDWIADKSGPAYTDESCHVVESHQNCMRNGRPDSGYLFWRWRPLDCELPRFNSQRFLDLMRNKSWAFVGDSISRNHVQSLLCILSQVEQAVEVYHDEEYRSKRWHFPTHNFTLSVIWTPFLTKAAIFEDKNGVSSSEIQLYLDKLDETWTNQYKNFDYMVIAGGKWFLKTAIYHENNTIAGCHYCPGKNLTELGFDYAYRKALQLVLNFLTRHGQKAFVFFRTTTPDHFENGEWFSGGYCNRTMPFKDGEVDMRDVDRIMRDIELEEFDKGAAVGSENGVILKLLDTTRLSILRPDGHPGPYRQFQPFANDKNAKVQNDCLHWCLPGPIDSWNDLVMELLVNSEKYR from the exons ATGGTGAAGGCAATGAAACGGGATTCGAAACTGCTGTTATCACTCCACAAACTCAATCATGTCTTTGTGAAGTTTGCTGTCTCATTTCTCTTATTGGGTCTCGCTTTTCGCCTTTTCTCCTCTGATTCGATCAGGATTTCTTCACAGTTAGAGACACCCCCTGTTTCCGAGAGAAAAACAGAGTCCCCTATGGTTTCTGTCTCCACTCAGGCGCCTGTTTCTGCTGTTTCTCCTGTAAATGAAAACCATACATCTGATAATG AAAAGTGTGATATATTCACGGGAGATTGGATTGCTGACAAATCAGGTCCAGCTTACACCGACGAGAGCTGCCATGTGGTTGAGAGTCATCAAAATTGTATGAGGAATGGGCGTCCCGATTCAGGCTACCTTTTCTGGAGGTGGCGTCCACTCGACTGTGAGTTACCCAGGTTCAATTCCCAGAGATTTCTAGACCTTATGAGGAATAAGTCATGGGCCTTTGTTGGCGATTCCATTTCACGTAACCATGTGCAGTCATTGCTCTGTATTCTCTCACAG GTGGAACAAGCTGTTGAGGTCTACCACGATGAGGAATACCGCTCCAAAAGATGGCACTTTCCTACTCACAACTTCACACTTTCAGTAATTTGGACTCCTTTCCTCACAAAAGCAGCTATCTTTGAGGACAAGAATGGGGTTTCTTCATCGGAAATCCAGCTCTACCTTGACAAACTCGACGAAACTTGGACCAATCAATATAAGAATTTTGATTACATGGTAATTGCTGGTGGCAAATGGTTTCTCAAAACGGCAATTTACCATGAGAACAACACCATCGCAGGCTGTCATTACTGCCCTGGAAAGAACTTGACAGAGCTAGGCTTTGACTATGCATATCGCAAGGCACTTCAGCTGGTTCTCAACTTTCTCACGCGTCATGGCCAGAAGGCATTTGTTTTCTTCAGAACTACCACACCAGACCACTTTGAGAATGGAGAATGGTTCAGTGGAGGATACTGCAACCGAACAATGCCATTCAAAGACGGTGAGGTGGATATGAGAGATGTGGACCGTATAATGCGTGACATCGAGTTGGAAGAATTTGACAAGGGTGCTGCAGTAGGATCTGAAAATGGGGTGATTTTGAAGCTTTTGGATACAACCCGCCTTTCAATATTGAGGCCTGATGGGCATCCGGGACCCTACCGGCAGTTCCAGCCCTTTGCGAATGATAAGAATGCTAAAGTTCAGAATGATTGTTTGCATTGGTGCTTGCCAGGGCCAATAGACTCTTGGAATGACTTGGTGATGGAATTGCTGGTGAATAGTGAAAAATACAGATGA